A DNA window from Dethiosulfovibrio salsuginis contains the following coding sequences:
- a CDS encoding GAF domain-containing hybrid sensor histidine kinase/response regulator produces the protein MDKSERKIAQLELKIAEMTRDRERARRVLDDAVDALSLTASLRESEDISPILEQAGSRVRSLLNVREMAFFLLSEDGLDFYCAWEDPPGISFDLDGEKDLLVDDGTIAWALSRNRSIIVTSSKGDPLFVHSLMSQDEPIGVMMALMEGDPDRIMDISLAFITVILSSTAGIIKNSRLYRVINDLNRELRGKVNRLEESERELARANQAKDRFLANVSHEIRTPLNAILGTAVISKGKSPEEVDRALEVIRKEGSALLRLINDLLDLSKIDSGHMDLEEVPFDLSEIVAELEEIYRSVVKAKAIDLSVSMVPEGPVWITGDPVRLRQVMVNLLDNGIKFTHNGSVSLDVRCFKEGNTWDIDFVVSDTGIGISREGQSRLFNSFSQADSSTSRKYGGTGLGLAISQRIVQSMGGIIEIDSHTGEGTTFQFALSFEGCDPPVALPQTAPPPQLPMRILLVEDNETNRTVAEAMLAKLGHAVRSVPSGRDGLKALTEGHFDLVFMDIHMPGMDGLETTALIRERSSSVTDRSVPVVALTANVMRGDREKYISQGMDGYLPKPIMPDELRQVLSGFSPRKKAEGGRSFVLDLKELYHRMGGDQQLVDRVLDTFIADLPEIEASLRDGLASKDLKRIRLQGHTLKGASAGVGANGLKIVGYRLQRAAENGDWGMLGVLLEDLKFELSELNSYLEEVGIGEGSHSGGR, from the coding sequence TTGGATAAAAGTGAAAGAAAGATAGCCCAGCTGGAGCTTAAAATTGCGGAGATGACCAGGGACAGAGAGAGGGCGAGAAGGGTTTTAGACGACGCCGTCGACGCCTTAAGCCTGACCGCTTCCCTCAGAGAATCGGAGGATATCTCCCCTATACTGGAACAGGCGGGCTCCAGGGTCAGGTCCTTACTGAACGTCAGAGAGATGGCGTTCTTTCTGCTCTCCGAGGACGGTCTGGATTTCTACTGTGCCTGGGAGGACCCTCCCGGGATATCCTTCGACCTGGACGGGGAGAAGGATCTTCTAGTCGACGACGGAACTATCGCCTGGGCTCTGAGCAGAAACCGGTCCATAATAGTGACCTCCTCCAAAGGAGATCCTCTTTTTGTCCACTCCCTAATGTCTCAGGACGAGCCTATCGGTGTCATGATGGCCCTTATGGAGGGAGATCCTGACAGGATAATGGACATATCTCTGGCTTTCATCACCGTGATACTAAGCTCAACGGCGGGGATAATAAAAAACAGCAGGCTCTACCGGGTAATCAACGACCTCAATCGTGAGCTTAGAGGTAAGGTAAACCGGCTTGAGGAATCGGAGAGGGAGCTCGCCAGGGCAAACCAGGCCAAAGACCGTTTTCTCGCCAACGTCAGCCACGAGATAAGGACCCCTCTAAACGCTATTTTAGGCACAGCGGTGATCTCCAAGGGAAAATCTCCTGAGGAGGTCGACAGGGCCTTAGAGGTCATAAGGAAAGAGGGCTCCGCTCTTTTACGGCTCATCAACGATCTTTTGGATCTGTCCAAGATAGACTCGGGCCATATGGACCTGGAGGAGGTCCCTTTCGACCTGTCGGAGATAGTGGCAGAGCTGGAGGAGATATACCGATCGGTGGTGAAGGCGAAGGCCATCGATCTTTCGGTCTCTATGGTGCCAGAAGGGCCTGTCTGGATAACCGGCGATCCGGTGAGGCTGAGGCAGGTCATGGTAAACCTTTTGGACAACGGCATAAAATTCACCCATAACGGATCGGTTTCCCTCGACGTGAGATGTTTTAAGGAGGGCAACACCTGGGACATAGATTTCGTCGTGTCCGACACCGGCATAGGGATCTCCCGAGAAGGCCAGAGCAGGCTTTTTAACTCCTTCTCCCAGGCGGATAGCTCGACGAGCAGAAAGTACGGAGGAACGGGCTTAGGCCTTGCCATTTCTCAGAGGATAGTCCAGAGTATGGGAGGGATCATAGAGATAGACAGCCATACCGGTGAGGGAACCACGTTCCAATTCGCCCTTTCCTTTGAAGGCTGCGATCCTCCTGTCGCCCTGCCTCAAACGGCTCCCCCTCCTCAGCTGCCTATGAGGATACTCCTGGTGGAGGACAACGAGACCAATCGAACGGTGGCGGAGGCCATGTTGGCAAAGCTTGGCCACGCCGTGAGATCGGTCCCTTCCGGTAGGGACGGCCTCAAGGCCCTGACGGAGGGACATTTCGACCTGGTCTTTATGGACATACACATGCCCGGAATGGATGGTTTGGAGACCACCGCCCTGATCAGGGAGAGGTCCAGCTCGGTTACCGACAGATCGGTTCCTGTGGTGGCCCTCACCGCTAACGTCATGAGAGGGGACAGGGAAAAATACATCTCCCAGGGAATGGATGGCTATCTCCCTAAGCCCATAATGCCCGATGAGCTTCGGCAGGTCCTCTCCGGCTTTTCTCCGAGAAAAAAGGCCGAAGGTGGCCGATCTTTCGTCTTGGATCTAAAGGAACTTTACCACCGTATGGGAGGGGATCAGCAGCTTGTGGACAGGGTTTTGGACACCTTTATAGCCGACCTGCCTGAGATAGAGGCCTCCTTGAGAGATGGTCTGGCGTCAAAGGACCTGAAAAGGATAAGGCTACAGGGCCATACCCTGAAAGGGGCGTCCGCTGGAGTAGGGGCTAACGGACTCAAAATAGTGGGTTACAGGCTCCAGAGGGCGGCGGAAAATGGGGATTGGGGTATGCTTGGCGTTCTCCTTGAGGACTTAAAGTTCGAACTCTCAGAGTTGAACTCTTATTTAGAGGAGGTGGGTATAGGTGAAGGTTCTCATAGCGGAGGACGATAG
- a CDS encoding GGDEF domain-containing protein: protein MKVLIAEDDRTTQVMLESLLRKWGYDTVVVSDGNHAWRILSEEGAPSLAVIDWLMPGMEGTDICRKVRERNFKQGIYQYIILLTVQGDQEDIVKGLEAGADDYVIKPFDSQELQMRLSVGKRILDLQAKLAFSASHDHLTRLLNRHALFDRLSGEIARADREDGPLMLALLDLDHFKVVNDTYGHIAGDDVLRAIAKEIPRYLRPYDVVGRYGGEEFVVILPGVSLDEAFIIMDRVREGISAKAIKTKEGTINVTISAGMAQYAPPMTMDDLISQADRALYRAKDGGRNLICY, encoded by the coding sequence GTGAAGGTTCTCATAGCGGAGGACGATAGAACCACTCAGGTAATGCTCGAGTCGCTGCTTCGTAAATGGGGCTACGATACGGTGGTGGTCTCCGACGGCAACCACGCCTGGCGTATCCTGTCGGAAGAGGGAGCGCCGTCGCTGGCGGTGATAGATTGGCTCATGCCCGGCATGGAGGGCACCGACATATGCCGAAAGGTCAGAGAGAGAAACTTCAAGCAGGGGATATATCAATACATAATCCTTCTGACCGTTCAGGGCGACCAGGAGGACATAGTTAAAGGCCTTGAGGCAGGGGCGGACGACTACGTTATAAAGCCCTTCGACTCCCAGGAACTCCAGATGAGGCTGTCGGTAGGCAAGAGGATACTGGACCTTCAGGCCAAGCTGGCCTTCAGTGCGAGCCACGACCATCTAACCAGGCTGCTAAATCGCCACGCCCTTTTCGATCGGCTCTCCGGCGAAATAGCCCGGGCGGACAGGGAGGATGGGCCGTTGATGTTGGCTCTACTGGACCTGGATCACTTTAAGGTCGTCAACGACACCTACGGCCATATCGCCGGAGACGATGTCCTGAGAGCCATAGCCAAAGAGATTCCCCGGTATCTCAGGCCTTACGACGTAGTAGGCAGATACGGAGGAGAGGAGTTCGTGGTTATTCTCCCTGGAGTCTCTCTGGACGAGGCATTTATCATAATGGATAGGGTCAGAGAGGGCATATCGGCAAAAGCCATAAAGACGAAAGAAGGGACGATTAACGTCACCATCTCCGCCGGTATGGCCCAGTACGCCCCTCCTATGACCATGGACGATCTTATCTCCCAGGCCGATAGGGCTCTCTACAGGGCCAAAGACGGCGGGCGAAACCTGATCTGCTACTGA
- a CDS encoding CdaR family transcriptional regulator, with translation MLEPIAQELALSIAEVIGYDVLITDVDGIIIGCSDPDRGLGTLNESSRIAARTGRGSVDTEETVKVLKGTRPGVTYPVVDLENRVIGTVAITGDPEKVKPFALVVKRQAELYIRERTVMREVMERERNLQTLISDIYLFKPRINDPDLVSNRAEQFGYDPGMSYSALAFEIRRVPGYRDTVGRDRLLLRLKEAFGGARSIVGAMKLDLYVAFVPMSGRESMERDFYLSLEQKCLWLDEQFASMGMAGTVGIGTLGRGIDGLARSCKEARLALRIGRRTSASSSLHPIWKYRVEEVLFSSPRVVMDQMSKRELSPLEDRGDREDLCHTLVAWCESGFNVTKTGELLHVHRTTVNYRLEKLSSLLRVDMRDFREMSRIYWALIMERLNRDGQRSGGGDYAPGEPLG, from the coding sequence GTGCTCGAGCCTATAGCACAGGAACTGGCTCTATCCATAGCGGAGGTCATAGGATACGACGTGCTGATAACCGACGTCGACGGAATCATAATAGGGTGTAGCGATCCCGATAGAGGGCTTGGCACCCTCAACGAATCGTCTCGGATAGCCGCCAGAACCGGCAGAGGAAGCGTGGACACCGAGGAGACCGTCAAGGTACTCAAAGGGACCAGGCCAGGGGTAACCTACCCTGTGGTGGACCTGGAAAATCGGGTCATAGGCACAGTAGCCATAACCGGAGATCCTGAGAAGGTAAAGCCTTTCGCCCTGGTCGTAAAAAGACAGGCGGAGCTCTATATCCGGGAGAGGACGGTTATGAGGGAGGTTATGGAAAGGGAGAGAAACCTTCAGACCCTCATCTCCGACATATACCTCTTCAAGCCCAGGATCAACGACCCCGATCTGGTCTCCAACAGGGCGGAGCAGTTCGGCTACGACCCCGGCATGTCCTACTCCGCCTTGGCCTTCGAGATAAGGCGAGTTCCGGGATACAGGGACACCGTCGGTAGAGATCGACTTCTCCTCAGGCTGAAAGAGGCCTTTGGAGGTGCCAGATCCATCGTAGGAGCCATGAAGCTCGATCTCTACGTCGCCTTCGTCCCTATGTCGGGCCGAGAGTCTATGGAAAGGGATTTTTACCTTTCTCTGGAGCAAAAATGCCTCTGGCTGGACGAACAGTTTGCCTCTATGGGAATGGCGGGAACGGTGGGCATAGGCACCTTAGGCCGAGGTATCGACGGTCTAGCCAGGTCCTGCAAAGAGGCCAGGCTTGCCCTTCGGATAGGCAGAAGGACCTCCGCCTCAAGCTCCCTCCATCCTATCTGGAAATATAGGGTCGAGGAGGTCCTGTTTTCATCTCCCAGGGTCGTTATGGACCAGATGTCCAAAAGAGAACTGTCCCCTCTGGAGGATAGAGGGGACAGGGAAGACCTGTGTCATACTCTTGTGGCGTGGTGCGAGAGCGGCTTCAACGTCACCAAAACCGGTGAGCTCCTCCACGTTCATCGCACCACGGTAAACTATCGACTGGAAAAGCTCTCCTCCCTTTTAAGGGTCGACATGAGGGACTTTCGGGAGATGAGCCGAATATACTGGGCCCTCATAATGGAGCGGTTAAACAGAGATGGACAGAGATCCGGTGGAGGTGACTACGCTCCAGGGGAGCCCTTGGGTTGA
- the phoU gene encoding phosphate signaling complex protein PhoU, which produces MMMTIDSRSHIEEELGALKRETLYLAALARESINRSVWALKERDVEAAREVIQKDDEMDDLAGAIDQRCLQFLARFQPMGEDLRTVLSIMHMAVDMERIGDYGDNIAKVALELSDQLPIKPLVDIPRMAQAFCQMLDRCMEAFDSCNSETAMAVFPMDDEMDDMETQILRELLFLMMAKPERIEQATKLLTVARTLERSGDRVTNMAERVVYICTGETVRASKYRRPKQEGSL; this is translated from the coding sequence ATGATGATGACCATAGATTCCAGAAGCCACATAGAGGAGGAGCTCGGGGCTCTCAAGAGGGAGACCCTTTATCTGGCGGCCCTGGCGAGAGAGTCCATAAACCGGTCGGTGTGGGCCCTCAAGGAGAGAGATGTAGAGGCGGCTAGGGAGGTCATACAGAAAGACGACGAGATGGACGATCTAGCGGGAGCCATAGACCAGAGGTGTCTCCAGTTTCTCGCCCGGTTCCAGCCTATGGGGGAGGACCTCAGGACGGTGCTGTCCATCATGCATATGGCGGTGGATATGGAGAGGATAGGGGACTACGGCGACAATATCGCCAAGGTGGCCCTGGAGCTATCGGACCAGCTGCCTATAAAGCCTCTGGTGGATATCCCCAGAATGGCCCAGGCTTTCTGCCAGATGCTGGACCGGTGCATGGAGGCATTCGATAGCTGCAACTCCGAGACAGCCATGGCGGTTTTTCCCATGGACGACGAAATGGACGATATGGAGACCCAGATACTCCGGGAGCTTCTTTTCCTCATGATGGCCAAGCCCGAAAGGATAGAGCAGGCGACAAAGCTTCTGACCGTCGCCAGGACGCTGGAACGCTCAGGAGACAGGGTTACCAACATGGCCGAGCGGGTGGTCTATATCTGCACCGGCGAGACCGTCAGGGCCAGTAAATACAGGAGACCTAAACAGGAGGGATCCCTTTGA
- the pstA gene encoding phosphate ABC transporter permease PstA produces the protein MSRKNVDLIASAVLWIAATGLVVVLMSVLAYVVAHGWEAISWEFLTQPPRDSMTKGGISTPIIGTFQLVLVSMAFALPVGIATGIYFAEYASPGIFTTLLRLCVRCLAGVPSVVYGLFGLSLFVIFLQFGSCLLSAGLTLGCLSLPLIITASETALLAVPQDFRLASYALGAGKWQTVRKVVLPAALPTILTGAILSVGRVAGETAPIIFTGAAFFAPNVANSLFQEVMALPYHIMVLATAGTHIEQTRPIQYGTVLVLLAVVMGVSSVGIVTRARLRRKRT, from the coding sequence TTGAGCCGGAAGAACGTCGATCTGATAGCCTCGGCGGTCCTGTGGATCGCGGCGACAGGGCTGGTGGTGGTGCTGATGTCGGTGCTGGCCTACGTCGTCGCCCACGGTTGGGAGGCCATAAGCTGGGAGTTTTTGACCCAGCCCCCTAGGGACAGCATGACAAAAGGAGGGATCAGCACCCCGATCATAGGGACCTTTCAGCTCGTCCTGGTGTCCATGGCCTTCGCCCTTCCTGTGGGCATAGCCACAGGGATATACTTCGCCGAGTACGCTTCTCCTGGGATCTTCACCACCTTGCTCAGGCTGTGTGTCCGGTGCTTAGCGGGGGTTCCGTCGGTGGTCTACGGCCTTTTTGGCCTGTCTCTGTTCGTCATATTCCTCCAGTTCGGCTCCTGTCTCCTGTCGGCGGGGCTGACTCTAGGATGTCTGTCCCTGCCTCTTATAATAACCGCGTCGGAGACCGCCCTTTTGGCGGTTCCCCAGGATTTCAGGCTGGCCTCCTACGCCCTGGGAGCGGGCAAGTGGCAGACGGTGAGAAAGGTCGTCCTCCCCGCCGCACTGCCTACCATTCTCACCGGGGCGATCCTGAGCGTCGGACGGGTAGCAGGGGAGACCGCCCCTATAATATTCACCGGTGCGGCCTTTTTCGCCCCTAACGTGGCTAATAGCCTGTTTCAAGAGGTCATGGCCCTGCCCTATCACATAATGGTACTGGCTACCGCAGGAACCCATATAGAGCAGACCAGGCCCATCCAGTACGGCACTGTGCTGGTCCTTCTGGCGGTGGTAATGGGGGTCAGCTCCGTAGGCATAGTGACAAGAGCCCGGCTACGCCGGAAGAGAACGTGA
- the pstB gene encoding phosphate ABC transporter ATP-binding protein PstB: MAKDKTAIKVTGLNLNYGTAHTLKDVSMDIKSHSVTAFIGPSGCGKSTFLRCLNRMNDFIPSASISGSVEIDGKDIYSSGTDVIELRKKVGMVFQKPNPFPMSIYDNVAFGPRIHGIKDRNRLDGVVESSLRGAALWDEVKEKLHSPASGLSGGQQQRLCIARTIATEPEVVLMDEPTSALDPMATAKIEELCRQLRERYTVVIVTHNMQQAARISDHTAFFLMGDLIEFGPTDVIFTSPENKKTGDYITGRFG; the protein is encoded by the coding sequence ATGGCAAAGGACAAAACAGCCATAAAGGTGACAGGACTTAACCTGAACTACGGCACGGCCCACACCTTGAAGGATGTGTCTATGGACATAAAATCCCACTCGGTAACCGCCTTTATAGGTCCCTCCGGCTGTGGCAAGAGCACTTTTTTACGGTGTCTTAACCGGATGAACGACTTTATCCCCTCGGCGTCTATATCCGGTTCGGTGGAGATAGACGGAAAGGATATATACTCTTCCGGCACCGACGTGATAGAGTTGAGGAAGAAAGTGGGGATGGTCTTTCAAAAGCCCAACCCCTTTCCTATGTCCATCTACGATAACGTGGCCTTCGGACCGAGGATACACGGTATAAAGGACAGAAACAGGCTGGACGGAGTGGTAGAATCCAGTCTCAGAGGGGCTGCCCTTTGGGACGAGGTAAAAGAGAAGCTTCACTCTCCCGCCAGCGGCCTGTCCGGTGGGCAGCAGCAGAGGCTGTGTATCGCCAGGACTATAGCCACCGAGCCGGAGGTGGTCCTCATGGACGAGCCGACCTCGGCGCTGGACCCTATGGCCACCGCCAAGATAGAGGAGCTTTGCCGCCAGCTGAGGGAGAGGTACACGGTGGTCATAGTCACCCACAATATGCAGCAGGCCGCCAGGATCTCCGACCATACGGCGTTTTTCCTCATGGGAGATCTTATCGAGTTCGGCCCTACGGACGTGATTTTCACCTCGCCGGAGAACAAAAAGACCGGCGATTACATTACAGGGCGGTTCGGCTAG
- a CDS encoding methyl-accepting chemotaxis protein, whose product MDNRERELISRLSSAYFGSVLMNSFMDQLDEALVRRVTSVQEELSEISCDFQELDSMLSGTVKEFQVSSDHARENVQAIGRMNQELEEELQRSGTDIENMSSDVEKTVDTTYETLNGFLEVEKISAEITRIAKQTNLLALNASIEAARAGEHGRGFSVVASEVQKLSVQSKDASDKITARVSEISLSVKEAMDNVKRVSDMFGVVRNSLSSFMAFLEENRAFMDDMTKLLDESGGKMDEGSKGIAHSVGVMKEAIDRFEAMASIISSIVRAQKNLQDIRL is encoded by the coding sequence TTGGACAACAGAGAGAGGGAACTGATAAGCCGGCTTTCGTCGGCCTATTTCGGCAGCGTCCTCATGAACTCCTTTATGGACCAGCTCGACGAGGCATTAGTCCGTCGTGTCACGTCGGTCCAGGAGGAGCTTTCTGAGATATCATGTGATTTTCAGGAGCTGGACTCTATGCTCTCCGGCACGGTCAAGGAGTTCCAGGTTAGCAGCGACCACGCCAGGGAGAACGTTCAGGCCATAGGCAGGATGAACCAGGAACTGGAGGAGGAGCTACAGAGGTCGGGCACCGACATAGAGAACATGAGCTCCGACGTTGAGAAGACCGTGGATACCACCTACGAGACTCTAAACGGATTTTTAGAGGTGGAGAAGATCTCCGCCGAGATAACCAGAATAGCCAAACAGACCAACCTCCTGGCCCTCAACGCCTCCATAGAGGCCGCAAGGGCGGGGGAGCACGGCAGAGGGTTCAGCGTGGTCGCCTCGGAGGTCCAGAAGCTGTCGGTCCAGAGCAAAGACGCATCGGACAAGATAACCGCCAGGGTGTCGGAGATCTCCCTGTCGGTAAAGGAGGCTATGGACAACGTGAAGAGGGTCAGCGATATGTTCGGGGTGGTGAGGAACTCTCTTTCCAGTTTTATGGCCTTTTTGGAGGAAAACCGTGCCTTCATGGACGACATGACCAAGCTCCTGGACGAGTCGGGAGGCAAGATGGACGAGGGCTCCAAGGGCATAGCCCACTCGGTAGGGGTCATGAAGGAGGCCATAGACCGTTTTGAGGCCATGGCATCCATAATCTCGTCTATAGTGAGGGCACAGAAAAACCTTCAGGACATAAGGTTATAA
- a CDS encoding response regulator transcription factor, protein MQGKRILIVEDESSIVNVVSQALRRHGFEVSTVDNGDDALDMLYPVLPDLVLLDLMLPGMDGWEVCRRIRSAPESKGLPIIMMTARRDERDLVQGLGLGADDYIKKPFSLVELVARVKSLIRRTQMVQTEPTLSVGELEIDLEGQMARLAGEELSLSLTEYKLLRILAERPGQVVPRERLLSLIWGVYGGDTRTVDVHISRLRKKLTQAADDRAPAITALRGRGYRLTVEEHHENP, encoded by the coding sequence ATGCAGGGCAAGAGGATCCTTATTGTAGAGGACGAGAGTTCAATAGTTAACGTGGTTTCCCAGGCGCTGAGACGGCACGGTTTTGAGGTGTCCACGGTGGACAACGGCGACGACGCCCTGGATATGCTCTACCCAGTCCTGCCGGACCTGGTCCTGCTGGACCTTATGTTGCCCGGCATGGACGGCTGGGAGGTGTGCCGAAGGATCCGATCGGCACCGGAGAGCAAAGGCCTTCCCATAATCATGATGACCGCCAGGAGGGACGAGAGAGATCTGGTCCAGGGCCTGGGCCTCGGGGCGGACGATTATATAAAGAAGCCCTTTTCCCTGGTGGAGCTGGTTGCCCGGGTCAAGTCGCTCATCCGGCGGACCCAGATGGTCCAGACCGAGCCGACTCTGTCGGTAGGGGAGCTGGAGATAGACCTGGAGGGACAGATGGCCCGACTTGCCGGAGAGGAACTGAGCCTTAGCTTGACGGAGTACAAGCTTCTTAGGATTCTGGCGGAGAGGCCAGGACAGGTGGTCCCCAGGGAGAGGCTGCTTTCGCTGATCTGGGGGGTCTACGGCGGCGATACCAGGACCGTGGACGTCCATATATCCAGGCTGAGGAAGAAGCTGACCCAGGCGGCAGACGACAGGGCTCCCGCTATAACCGCCCTAAGGGGCCGAGGATACAGACTGACAGTGGAGGAGCACCATGAAAACCCTTAA
- a CDS encoding sensor histidine kinase produces the protein MKTLKGKILLAVTTVVVLAFVGCWFPISTMMREHITAEAEKETIRQASLVVRILSKEMRSKAVTDELLSDLAKDLECRITLISPSGSVLADTERAPQAMDNHRDRPEIAAALSSGRGSEIRYSRSLETTMVYAAQTLSVGDDPMVVRLSYRLSALDQAIKEALMGLMALLVITALVALSLTHVLIRRLLRPLDRIVSVAGKIASGQDVPFPIMKDQELQRLSGALDDMSRRIHRSIDELRQERGDLETIISSMPVGLILLDGKRSVRIANDYARDLLGLHSGVLLPGRLHPLIEEAAQGGCRSLSMDIPERSIFIGATAKPIESGILLVLQDLTEEHSLDMARRNFIADASHEFQTPLTSIGVTAEFLLEEEDKESREGYLRSILEQQRRLTELVDDMLLLSRLESRPPQEEMEDLDLVELVELVTLEHREHPLASEVTFSTSLPEDALCKGRRDDLIRAIGNVVGNGVKYVRKRFDDRPGGAISISLEDRDSLWVLTVDDNGVGISETLGASIFERFNRGDSSRTRQGWGQGGYGLGLAIAKRIVDSHGGTIELIRSQGGATFEISLPQSKRP, from the coding sequence ATGAAAACCCTTAAGGGCAAGATCCTCCTGGCGGTGACCACGGTTGTGGTACTCGCCTTTGTAGGTTGCTGGTTTCCCATAAGCACTATGATGAGAGAGCACATAACCGCCGAGGCGGAGAAGGAGACTATTCGACAGGCGTCGCTGGTGGTGAGGATATTGAGCAAGGAGATGAGATCCAAGGCGGTGACCGACGAGCTCCTCTCCGATCTGGCGAAGGATTTAGAGTGTCGCATAACATTGATATCCCCGTCAGGATCGGTTCTGGCGGACACCGAGAGAGCTCCTCAGGCCATGGACAACCACAGAGACAGGCCGGAGATAGCGGCGGCGTTGTCCTCTGGGAGGGGCTCGGAGATACGGTACAGCCGAAGCCTGGAGACGACTATGGTCTACGCCGCTCAGACCCTGTCCGTAGGGGACGATCCGATGGTCGTTCGGCTGTCGTACAGGCTTTCCGCCCTTGATCAGGCCATAAAGGAGGCCCTCATGGGGCTTATGGCCCTCCTGGTTATAACCGCCCTGGTGGCCCTGTCTTTGACCCATGTACTGATACGAAGGTTGCTTAGACCTCTTGACCGAATCGTCTCCGTCGCAGGAAAGATAGCCTCGGGGCAGGACGTCCCTTTCCCCATAATGAAGGACCAGGAGCTTCAGAGGCTCTCGGGAGCCTTGGACGATATGTCCAGACGGATACACCGGTCCATAGACGAGCTCCGGCAGGAGAGGGGAGACCTGGAGACCATCATTTCCTCCATGCCTGTAGGGCTGATCCTCCTGGACGGCAAGAGGTCGGTCAGGATAGCGAACGACTACGCCAGAGACCTATTAGGGCTCCACTCAGGGGTGCTTCTGCCCGGCAGACTCCATCCCCTCATAGAGGAGGCCGCCCAGGGAGGCTGTCGTTCCCTGTCTATGGATATACCGGAGAGGTCTATATTCATAGGGGCCACAGCAAAGCCTATAGAGTCGGGGATTCTGCTGGTCCTTCAGGACCTCACCGAGGAGCATAGCCTGGATATGGCCAGGAGAAACTTTATAGCCGATGCTAGCCACGAGTTCCAGACCCCTCTGACCTCCATAGGGGTGACCGCCGAGTTCCTCCTGGAGGAGGAGGACAAGGAGTCGAGGGAAGGCTACCTTAGATCAATTCTAGAGCAGCAAAGAAGGCTGACCGAGCTGGTGGACGACATGCTCCTTCTGTCTCGGCTGGAGTCCAGGCCGCCTCAGGAGGAGATGGAGGACCTCGACTTGGTCGAGCTGGTCGAGCTGGTGACGTTGGAGCACCGAGAGCACCCTTTGGCGTCTGAAGTGACCTTCTCCACCTCGCTGCCAGAGGACGCCCTCTGTAAGGGCAGGAGGGACGATCTGATAAGGGCCATCGGAAACGTAGTGGGCAACGGAGTGAAGTACGTCAGGAAGAGGTTCGACGACCGGCCCGGCGGAGCTATATCTATTTCACTGGAGGATAGGGATTCCCTCTGGGTTCTGACCGTTGATGATAACGGAGTGGGAATCAGCGAGACTCTGGGGGCATCGATTTTCGAGAGGTTCAACAGGGGGGACAGCTCTCGGACTAGACAGGGCTGGGGCCAGGGCGGCTACGGTCTGGGGCTCGCCATAGCGAAGAGGATAGTGGACTCTCACGGAGGGACGATCGAGCTGATCCGCTCCCAGGGAGGAGCGACTTTCGAGATCTCCCTGCCACAGTCCAAACGACCTTAG
- a CDS encoding oxygen-binding di-iron domain-containing protein translates to MSTFNTSVLFEEGNHRFIHLGWEEKEEKSIVQTNQYMISHGNEVVLLDPGGAHVFPRVLANVAEIVDIQSISHIFYSHQDPDVSSGITLWLSIAERTIAHISELWTRFLPHFGIYDSKRITAIPDKGGDITLKDGLRLKCVPAHFLHSTGQFSLYDPVSRIIFTGDIGAAVFPEGKRYPSVENFDDHVRYMEVFHKRYMASNSACRKWVDQVSKLKVDAIAPQHGAVMKGENVGRFLDWFGNLRCGVDIMDQLF, encoded by the coding sequence ATGAGCACTTTCAATACGTCCGTACTTTTCGAGGAAGGTAACCATAGGTTTATACATCTGGGCTGGGAGGAAAAAGAGGAAAAGAGCATCGTCCAGACCAACCAGTACATGATATCCCACGGTAACGAGGTGGTCCTTCTCGATCCAGGCGGAGCCCACGTTTTTCCAAGGGTCCTTGCCAACGTGGCGGAGATAGTGGACATTCAGTCCATCAGCCATATCTTCTACTCCCATCAGGACCCCGACGTATCGTCGGGCATAACCCTGTGGCTGTCCATAGCGGAGAGGACCATAGCCCACATATCGGAGCTTTGGACCAGGTTTTTGCCCCATTTTGGCATATACGACTCTAAGAGGATAACCGCCATTCCCGACAAGGGAGGCGATATAACCCTTAAAGACGGCCTGAGGCTGAAGTGCGTCCCGGCCCACTTTCTCCACTCCACAGGCCAGTTTTCCCTATACGACCCGGTGTCTCGGATAATATTCACCGGGGATATAGGGGCGGCGGTGTTCCCCGAGGGCAAGCGTTATCCCTCGGTGGAGAACTTCGACGATCACGTGAGGTATATGGAGGTATTCCACAAAAGGTATATGGCCTCCAATTCGGCGTGCCGTAAGTGGGTGGACCAGGTGTCAAAGCTGAAGGTGGACGCCATAGCCCCTCAGCACGGCGCTGTCATGAAAGGCGAAAACGTCGGCAGATTCCTCGACTGGTTCGGCAACCTCCGCTGCGGCGTGGACATAATGGACCAGCTTTTTTAG